From the genome of Ziziphus jujuba cultivar Dongzao chromosome 6, ASM3175591v1, one region includes:
- the LOC107430661 gene encoding uncharacterized protein LOC107430661, whose amino-acid sequence MSLSIQNHIQNLSFSRSLTYQNPLFLHSKLSHLTLQTHLPPNPKTTNTTIIRMGGGPRTYPGGVSKWQWKRMQAKKAKQLLKARLCRERQIYEMRKRAELKAAVSELERPWEVVEKAPNLFSVKADEQLKVLADRFQKPGGFDMWTEKDGPQLFQTPDELPSARFFPKGVVHSVKPYRRISGSGELGDDEEDGLGSENGNSGLIEGGHRNGDKNVKRSSGRNFRGGSGSGSGSFSEEGGENGESSSSEISSESPGNQKVGRKHNGRLRNKKNRRRFGSVDLNGSGGGFDSGQSGFNRKQRWQNGRYSRGNCSSKLNDSQSEVYDMSLQQDGSYGFRSNNSRYESNSGTNNRVEFQRF is encoded by the coding sequence ATGTCACTCTCAATCCAAAACCATATCCAAAACCTCTCATTTTCGAGGTCTTTAACATATCAAAACCCTCTCTTCCTCCATTCCAAACTCTCCCACTTAACGCTCCAAACCCACCTCCCTCCGAACCCCAAAACCACCAACACCACCATTATCCGAATGGGAGGAGGACCCAGAACCTACCCAGGCGGCGTATCGAAGTGGCAATGGAAGCGCATGCAGGCAAAGAAAGCCAAACAACTCCTCAAGGCTCGGCTATGCCGTGAGCGTCAGATTTACGAGATGCGCAAAAGGGCCGAGCTCAAAGCGGCTGTATCGGAGCTAGAACGGCCATGGGAAGTGGTAGAGAAAGCACCCAACTTGTTCTCCGTGAAAGCCGACGAGCAATTGAAGGTCTTGGCCGATCGGTTCCAGAAGCCCGGTGGGTTCGACATGTGGACCGAGAAGGATGGACCACAGTTGTTTCAGACCCCGGACGAATTGCCCTCCGCGAGGTTTTTCCCCAAAGGGGTCGTTCACAGCGTGAAACCTTATAGAAGGATTTCTGGTTCCGGTGAGTTAggggatgatgaagaagatggtTTAGGTTCGGAAAATGGGAACTCTGGGTTGATTGAAGGAGGACACCGAAATGGGGATAAGAATGTTAAGAGGTCTTCTGGGAGGAATTTTAGAGGTGGGTCTGGGTCTGGTTCTGGGTCTTTTAGTGAGGAAGGGGGTGAGAACGGTGAGAGTTCAAGTTCAGAGATTTCTTCTGAATCACCAGGAAATCAGAAAGTTGGAAGGAAACACAATGGTAGATTGAGGAACAAGAAAAATAGGAGAAGATTTGGGTCTGTGGATTTGAATGGTTCAGGAGGTGGATTTGATTCAGGACAAAGTGGGTTCAATAGGAAACAAAGGTGGCAGAATGGCCGCTACAGTAGAGGCAATTGTTCATCGAAGCTGAATGATTCACAGTCTGAAGTTTATGATATGAGTTTACAACAAGACGGTAGTTATGGGTTTCGATCGAATAATAGCCGGTATGAGTCAAATTCTGGGACAAACAATAGAGTTGAATTTCAGAGATTCTGA